The proteins below are encoded in one region of Castor canadensis chromosome 6, mCasCan1.hap1v2, whole genome shotgun sequence:
- the Dimt1 gene encoding dimethyladenosine transferase translates to MPKVKAGASGRRRARQEQRGELKRAGGLMFNTGIGQHILKNPLIVNSIIDKAALRPTDVVLEVGPGTGNMTVKLLEKAKKVVACELDPRLVAELHKRVQGTPLASKLQVMVGDVLKSDLPFFDACVANLPYQISSPFVFKLLLHRPFFRCAILMFQREFALRLVAKPGDKLYCRLSINTQLLARVDHLMKVGKNNFRPPPKVESSVVRIEPKNPPPPTNFQEWDGLVRITFVRKNKTLSAAFKSSAVQQLLEKNYRIHCSLHNTIIPEDFSIADKIQQILTSTGFSDKRARSMDIDDFIRLLHGFNAEGIHFS, encoded by the exons ATGCCGAAGGTTAAGGCCGGGGCGAGCGGCCGCCGCCGCGCGCGACAGGAGCAGCGCGGGGAGCTGAAGCGCGCCGGCG GACTCATGTTCAACACGGGGATTGGGCAGCACATTTTGAAAAATCCTCTCATTGTTAACAGCATTATCGATAAG GCTGCTTTAAGACCAACTGATGTGGTGCTGGAAGTTGGACCTGGAACTGGCAACATGACTGTAAAGTTgttagaaaaggcaaaaaag GTAGTTGCCTGTGAACTTGACCCAAGGCTAGTAGCTGAACTTCACAAAAGGGTTCAGGGCAC GCCTCTGGCCAGCAAACTTCAAGTGATGGTGGGTGATGTGTTGAAATCAGATTTGCCATTCTTTGATGCTTGTGTGGCAAATTTGCCTTATCAG ATTTCTTCTCCTTTTGTCTTCAAGTTGTTGCTGCATCGACCTTTTTTCAG gTGTGCTATACTTATGTTTCAAAGAGAATTTGCTCTCCGACTGGTTGCAAAACCTGGAGATAAGTTATACTGCAGGCTATCAATTAATACACAGCTGTTAGCACGTGTGGACCATCTAATGAAA GTTGGAAAGAATAACTTCAGACCACCTCCCAAGGTGGAATCCAGTGTTGTAAGAATAGAACCTAAGAATCCACCACCACCCACCAATTTTCAG GAATGGGATGGCCTTGTAAGGATCACTTTTGTTAGGAAAAACAAGACACTGTCTGCTGCATTTAA ATCAAGTGCAGTGCAACAGCTATTGGAAAAAAACTACAGAATTCACTGTTCACTCCATAATACT ATAATACCAGAAGACTTCAGCATAGCAGATAAAATACAGCAAATCCTAACCAGCACAGGTTTTAGTGACAAACGGGCCCGTTCCATGGACATAGATGACTTTATCAG ATTGCTACATGGATTCAATGCAGAAGGTATCCACTTTTCCTAG